Below is a genomic region from Drosophila albomicans strain 15112-1751.03 chromosome 2R, ASM965048v2, whole genome shotgun sequence.
ATTGCCACGCAAAAGAAGAAAGTTGGCTCAATCGCGCCCAAGAAGTTCATAACGCGATTACGAAAAGAGAAGGAGGAGTTTGACAATTACATGCAACAGGATGCCCACGAATTTCTCAACTTTCTGATCAATCACATCAATGAGATCATACTGGCCGAGCGTACAGGAAAGGCGGCAAATGGCggaacagcagctgcagcaggaaATAGCAGCAATACCAACGCTGCCACCACAACGAAATCCAATTCGAATTCCAATTCATCGCATTCAACATCAACCTCGACCTCGAATTCGACAGCCACCAATGGAAATTGCAGCAACTCGACCGGCTCATTGAGTGCCACCACAAGTGTCCTCGATGGCAATGGCAGCCTTACAGCCACAACCACGCCAATAACCCAAACTAATGGCGCTAACACAGAACCGACCTGGGTGCATGAGATCTTCCAGGGAATTCTGACATCGGAGACACGTTGCCTCAACTGTGAGACTGTGAGCAGCAAGGATGAGAACTTCTTTGATCTACAGGTGGATGTGGATCAGAATACCTCGATTACGCATTGCTTGCGTTGCTTCAGCAACACTGAGACGCTCTGTTCGGACAACAAATTCAAGTGTGACAATTGTTGCAGCTACCAGGAGGCACAGAAGCGCATGCGCGTGAAGAAGTTGCCCATGATCTTGGCCCTGCATTTGAAGCGATTCAAGTATATGGAGCAATTCAATCGTCACATCAAGGTGTCGCATCGCGTTGTCTTTCCGTTGGAATTGCGGCTCTTTAACACCTCCGATGATGCCGTGAATCCGGATCGTCTGTATGATCTGACCGCCGTAGTTATTCACTGTGGATCGGGACCGAATCGCGGTCATTATATTAGCATTGTAAAGAGCCATGgactgtggctgctgttcgATGATGATATGGTCGATAAAATTGAGGCATCGACCATCGAGGATTTCTATGGCCTTACCTCGGACATACACAAGTCATCGGAGACGGGCTATATACTGTTTTATCAGTCGCGCGATTGCGCCGCATAGAAAGGAATCTTTTGCTCCCCAtaggtttttaatttttaaagatttttttataAGTTCTCAATATTGTTTGTCATGTTTCCTATACAATTTAACGCAAAAAATGTTATGTTAAGCTAATCATTTTACGACTATTactattcaataataaataacgaCTATGAGAAAAGGCGtttcttatataatatatggaATTTATTTCACCACTTTTGCGCTAGGTCAGTTATTTTGCAGTTGGGGGCTTGTCTGTAGGCGACTAGGTAAATGAACATTACGCGAAATGAATTTCCCATTCAGGCATCAGGTCTATAATCTACTTAGTAATAATTCACAGTGCAATTGACAAGTTTTACATTTCAATAGAATTATCCGacaaattacaaaactatAGA
It encodes:
- the LOC117573518 gene encoding ubiquitin carboxyl-terminal hydrolase 12, giving the protein MGANVSQLEREIGSDLFPPNEHYFGLVNFGNTCYSNSVLQALYFCKPFREKVLEYKAKNKRPKETLLSCLADLFYSIATQKKKVGSIAPKKFITRLRKEKEEFDNYMQQDAHEFLNFLINHINEIILAERTGKAANGGTAAAAGNSSNTNAATTTKSNSNSNSSHSTSTSTSNSTATNGNCSNSTGSLSATTSVLDGNGSLTATTTPITQTNGANTEPTWVHEIFQGILTSETRCLNCETVSSKDENFFDLQVDVDQNTSITHCLRCFSNTETLCSDNKFKCDNCCSYQEAQKRMRVKKLPMILALHLKRFKYMEQFNRHIKVSHRVVFPLELRLFNTSDDAVNPDRLYDLTAVVIHCGSGPNRGHYISIVKSHGLWLLFDDDMVDKIEASTIEDFYGLTSDIHKSSETGYILFYQSRDCAA